A window from Mycolicibacterium tokaiense encodes these proteins:
- a CDS encoding class I SAM-dependent methyltransferase — translation MSSFVADGAGRDAATGTGSTPDAGLALTGERTVPGLDVENYWFRRHEVVYQRLTNRCVGRDVLEAGFGEGYGADLLAAVARSVIGVDYDESAVLHVQGRYPRVRAVRGNLAELPLPDASVDVVVNFQVIEHLWDQSQFVDECARVLRPGGLLLMSTPNRITFSPGRDTPLNPFHTRELNAAELTELLVAGGFRMESMLGVFHGPALRELDARHGGSIIDAQIARALADAPWSDELLADVAAVSTAHFDLLDTGACDIDTSLDLVAIAVRP, via the coding sequence ATGAGCTCCTTTGTCGCCGACGGCGCCGGACGTGACGCCGCAACTGGAACAGGTTCTACCCCCGACGCCGGGCTGGCGCTCACGGGGGAACGGACCGTGCCCGGCCTCGACGTCGAGAACTACTGGTTCCGTCGACACGAGGTCGTGTACCAGCGACTGACCAACCGGTGCGTAGGGCGTGACGTGCTCGAAGCCGGCTTCGGCGAGGGCTACGGCGCTGATCTTCTGGCCGCGGTGGCGCGCTCGGTGATCGGTGTCGATTACGACGAGTCGGCGGTGCTGCACGTGCAGGGCCGCTACCCCCGCGTCCGCGCGGTCCGCGGCAATCTGGCCGAGCTCCCCCTGCCCGACGCCTCGGTCGATGTTGTGGTCAATTTCCAGGTGATCGAGCACTTGTGGGATCAGTCACAGTTTGTCGACGAGTGTGCGCGCGTGTTGCGACCCGGTGGCCTGCTACTGATGTCGACGCCCAACCGCATCACCTTCTCCCCCGGCCGCGATACGCCTCTCAACCCGTTCCACACCCGCGAGCTCAACGCCGCCGAGCTGACCGAACTGCTGGTCGCAGGCGGGTTCCGGATGGAGTCGATGCTCGGGGTGTTCCACGGCCCCGCGCTGCGCGAGCTGGACGCCCGGCACGGCGGATCCATCATCGACGCGCAGATTGCCCGCGCGCTGGCAGACGCGCCGTGGTCCGACGAATTGCTGGCCGACGTCGCCGCCGTCAGCACCGCCCATTTTGATCTCCTGGACACAGGCGCGTGCGACATCGACACGAGCCTCGATCTGGTGGCGATTGCGGTGCGGCCGTGA